CGAGAAGTGCTTCCGCTTCTGGGCCAACCAGAACACCGACTGCTCGATCTGCGTTCGGGTGTGTCCGTACAATCGGGACTATGGGCGCCGGTGGAGTCGCGTGTGGAGGTGGCTGGCGGGGACGCGGTTGAGGGGGCTGGCGCTTTGGCTGGACCGGGTGGGGGGGCGGGGGGAGCGGCTGAGGCCGGGGCGGTGGTGGGGGGCGGTGGGATAGGACGTCCAGGAGGACGATGCGGGGTTGCTCGGTAAGTGGTTCGAGACCCACGTTTCGCCGACGTTGCCCGAGCCGCACACTGCATTGCGCGTGACATGCCGCACCTCAATCCGGAATCGTAATGGCCCGTCTCCAGAACTACGCGAACCACGCCAGACGCCCTCCAATGCTGTTCCTCGCGGGGTGTTATCTCTCAACGGCCGCTACGGTAGGAATCGGATACCTGCTCGTCGTGGACTTCAGCGCAGGGCGAGTCTCGACCTATCGCTCCCTTGTTCCGCCGGGCGTCGAGCAGGCATCCCAGCCCACAGTGGCCTGGGACATAGGCCGCATCCGCCGCGCGCGCGATGTCCTCCGCCCGGAAGCGCGTGAAGCTCTGGGAGGACCTCGAGTATTCGGCTACGAGCTCGTCACGAAAGGCAAAGACATCCATCGTTGGCATTACTGGTCCGTTACCCAGGCCGCGTTGGCCCTTTCCTCGATCAGCGCGCATCGTTGCATGACCGTGTCGAACGGCTCGTCGTCGTCCAGCAACATCCCGGTGGGCAACATGGTGGCGTAGTCTTCCGGCCAAAGCTCCCCGCGCTCTGCCCGCAGGAACGAGCCTGAGGTTGCCCGAGACGGCGGCATGGTAATCGATCCGCTGGCGGTTCGAGTCGTTTTCCCGGAAAAACATCGCCTTATGGCGGGCGACTGACAGAGCGAGTTCGCGGTCTGCCAGAGCCCGTGCTGCGATTCCGGCGTCGTCAAGACGGACGAGATCGTGCCAGTGCCTCGACCAACGCTCGCCACGGACGCGTCCTTGAAGGCAGTAGACATGCATCGACGTCGCCTTCTCCCAGAACGTTCGCTCGGCCAACATGAGAGTTGCGACAACCCAGATGTCCTTCTCCAGAAGCTGGGTCCTCCGGCCGGAGAGTAGGGCCGCCGCCTGCAGGGCCTCGCGCCTCTCGGCTTTCGGGAGGCGCTGGTATTCCTCAGACACTCGCGATACGCCTGCTCAACGGCTCCGCCATCCACTTGGGCAGGACGGACTGTGCGGCGACGAGTTCGTCCATGTCGTTCCGCGAGAGCTTCGGCAGCACGGCATCCAGACTTCTCTCAATCTCTCGCGGACCAAGCCATGAGATCGCCCGGATGACGGTGCCGGCGGTTCCGTGTGCGGCCGCCAGCTGCCACCGTGGGGCATGGAGCAGTTTGACCTGGTGCGCCCCGAAATACAGCAGACGATTGGGGCCGGAAGTGAGATAGACCGTGCGTACGGCGTTCTGGGTCGTCAGACCCAGCCAGTTGGCCGCGTCCCCGCCGTTCGATACGATGGTCTCACCCCAGAGGCTCGCGAGCGCGGTGATGGCTTGGTCCAGACTGGGTGCGCGAAGCCCGAAGCGGGTCTGGATCGGGCGCATATAGATGCCACGACAGATCCGCATGAGTCGCTCAGAACGTGCGAGGCGGGAGAGCGCCCGGCTCACGGCCGCGCGGTCACCGAAGTGCAGGAGGTCCTCCGCCTGTATCGGCGTGGCCTCCGGCTTGGCTTCGGCGTACCCCATGATCCGCTCGGGCAGGCTCTTCATGGCTCCATCTCTCGGTCAGGATTCCGTCAACCGACAGTTTTACAGCCCCCTCTCCGGGAGCCTTTAGACCAAAGACAACCGACAGGACAGCGTACGGCCTCTCCTGGGTGGTCGCCACGAGCCGCGCGGGCAAGGGGGGTCGCCATTCACCGCTCCTAGCCTCACGTCAATGAGGACGCGGTCGCCGCTTGAGAGGAGCGGCTCCATCGAGTCGCCGTCTACCGTGGTGGGTGGGCTACGCGGCTGTCAACCGTCCGCCGCGGTCTTGGGACACCCCGCAAATCGGTAAGTCCTTATGGGCCTGGGTGGACTTGAACCACCGACCTCACGCTTATCAGGCGTGCGCTCTAACCACCTGAGCTACAGGCCCCTGCTGAAGGCCAGAAAAGCTAGAAGCACCACACCCCGGCTTCAAGGTCCATCCCCCCCCACCCCACCCCACCGCCCCATGCGCGGCCCCGTACCCGGCGCGGCCACCCCCCCCACCACCATCCCACCCTCGTCCAGCAGCGTCACCAGCCCGGCGGCCACCACCCACTCCCGCGCCTCCCCCGTCGCACCGGTGATCACGATCCGCCCCCCCGGCATCACCACCCGGAAACACTCCCCCCACCACCCCGCCCCACTCCCCCCCTCCACCACCACCCCCCGAGCCACCGCATCGCGTAGCGGCAGCCTCGGCCCGGTCACGAACGCGCTCACGCCGTCACCGCTCAGGCCCCGTCCCCCCCACCCCACCACCACCACCTCGATCCCGCGCACCAGCCGCGCCAGCGCGGCCGCCTCAGCCCGGTGACCATCCGACACCACCACCAGCCCGGGTCCGCCCGTCACACCCAGCGCTGCCCCCAGACGCAGCGCCGACGCCTGCAGATCACCAACGCCGCGCGGGTCCCCTTCGGACCCGCCAACCCCGCTCTCCTCCTCGACCTCCGCGACGCCACCCTCCTCCCCCGGCCCCACCCCCAGCGGCGGCGGCCTCAAATCCCCGAACCCCCCCTCCACCGGAAACCTGTCCCGGCAGTTCGGACACCCGAATTCCCCCTCGTGCACGCGCCGTTCACGCACTTCGCGCGCCAGCAGCACCAGCCCGAACGGCGGCCCGCAGCGCGGACAGACCAGGTGGTCGGTGAGGGTGACGTTCACGCGCGCTCGATCCTGAGCAGCGGGACCGCGACGGTCCCGGGCAGGCCCGCGACGAAACCCACGGCACGCGCCACATCCTCGGGGCGCAGCATATGGGCGCGATCGGGCAGGTGAGGCGCCGAGTCCGGGTCAAGCGGATCCCACAGCGCGGTATCCACGGCCCCCGGCTCCAGCAGGCACGCCCTGACGCCGGTGCCCCGCAGTTCCTCGAGCAGCACGTCGTGGAAGCCGCGCAAGCCGTACTTGGAGGCGGAGTAGGCGGCATTGTCCGGGAAGGCCCGCCAGCCAGCCACAGACCCCACGTTGACGACCAGCCCTGACGCTGCCTCGAGCATTCCCGGCAGAAATGCCCGTGTAACATTCACGGCCCCGGCCAGGTTCACTGACAGGTTCCGGACCAGGATCCCCTCGCGGGTGTCAACCACCGGTGCCAGGTCGAAGACGCCCGCGGCGTTAACGAGCACGTGCAGCCCTGCGCCCCCGGACTCCACGATGGCCCGCGCAGCCGCCACATCCATCCCGGCGGTCACGTCGAAGGGGAGGGCCATCCCGCCGATCTCGCCTGCCAGCCGCTCCAGGCGTTCCTTGCGGCGTCCGCCCGCATATACCTTGAATCCGTCGGTGGCCAGCCTCCGCGCGACCGCTTCGCCGATCCCTCCCGTGGCACCGGTGACCAGCGTGGTGCGGCGTGGCCGCGCGTCATCGGCCCGTCCCGTCTGGCGCCCGGGGAGCACGGTAGCTCCACCCGAAATCACCGTAGTACCTCCGGACGCCTCTTCCCCCTCACTCACCGCGATACTCCGCCCACTGCCGCGGCGTCTCCCACAACACCACCCTGTCCAGCGCGGCCGGCGCCGGAATGTGCGCCACGATCCGCTCCCAGATGGCCACCGCCAGGTTCTCGGTGGACGGGATGATGCCCTCCAGCCACGGGACATCGAGGTTGAGGTTGCTGTGATCCAGGTCGTCCACCACGAGGCGGTTCACGAGGGCCTTCAGCGCTCCCAGATCCATGACGTACCCGGTCTCCTCGTCAACCGGGCCGGCCACGGTCACCTCCAGGTCGTAGTTGTGGCCGTGCCAGTTCGGGTTGGCGCAGTCCCCGAAGACGCGCCGGTTCCTTTCCTCGCTCCAGTCCTCGCGGGCCAGGCGGTGGGCGGCGCAGAAGTGCAGGCGCCGGGTGATGCGGACACGCGGCATGGGTGCTCCCTTCTCAGGCGGACTCCTCCACGGACTGCTACAAAAGTAAAGGCCGGCGTCCCGCGAAGGAGCGCCGGCCTTCAGCGGCCGAGGCCGCCGATTGTGCCGGAGGGAGTAAGCTGAAGCCCGGGGTCAACTCGTGGTGACTCCCCCACCGGTTTCGCCGTCCCCGTTTCCGAGGCGTGACGTCCGCGGCGGGAGGTAGTCCCGGCTCTTCCAGTGTTGGCTCAAATACGAAGCCCTCCAGCACGAAGCGAATATGGGGAGGGATCGGCCCGACCGCAATGGCGGGACGAAAATCGGTCCAGTGACGACATGCTCGCGCCCGGATCCGGGGCGGTCCGTCTCCCTCAACCCTTCCCCGGAATCCCCGGCTCCGTCATCCCCCGCACATCCAGCGCATCGTCCATCTGCTCCGCCGAAATCAGCCCCATCTCCTCCACCACCTCGCGCACCGAGCGCCCTTCGGCGGCCGCCTTCTTGGCCACCACCGCCGCCTTGTCGTATCCGATGTAGGCGTTGAGCGCGGTCGCGATCGAGGGATTCCGCTCGAGCAGTTCTCGCGCCCGCTCCGGCCGCGCGGCAATCCCCACCACGCAACGGTCGGTGAAGACCCGGGACGCGTTGGCCAGCAGGGTGATCGACTCCAGGAGCGCATCAGCGATGACCGGCATCATCACGTTGAGTTCGAAGTTGCCGCGCTGACCGGCGATGGTGACGGTGGTGGCGTTACCAGCAACCCGCGCACAAACCATCATGAGTGCCTCGCAGATCACCGGATTGACCTTCCCCGGCATGATCGAACTGCCCGGCTGCACAGCCGGAAGCTGGATCTCCGAGATGCCCGAGGTGGGGCCGCTCGCGAGCCAGCGCACGTCGTCGGCGATCTTCATGAGGCTCGCGGCGACGGTGTTCAGCGCGCCCGCCAGCGACACGCAAGCGTCCTTCGCACCCTGGGCCTCGAAGTGGTCCTCCGCTTCACGGAAGTCGATGCCGTAGCGCTCCGCGACCCGCGCCATCGTGCGGGCGGCGAACTCCGGGTGGGTGTTGATGCCGGACCCGGTCGCGGTCCCTCCGAGCGCGACCTCGGCCATCTCCTCGCCGGCCCGCTCCACGCGCTCGATTCCCTTCGCGACCTGACGCGCATACCCCCCGAACTCCTGGCCCAGGCGGACGGGTGTCGCGTCCATCAGGTGGGTGCGGCCGGACTTGACGATGCGGTCGAAGTCGCGGGCCTTGGCGGCCAGCGCGCCCTGCAGCGAGCCGAGCGCGGGG
This window of the Spirochaetaceae bacterium genome carries:
- a CDS encoding DUF6088 family protein, yielding MKSLPERIMGYAEAKPEATPIQAEDLLHFGDRAAVSRALSRLARSERLMRICRGIYMRPIQTRFGLRAPSLDQAITALASLWGETIVSNGGDAANWLGLTTQNAVRTVYLTSGPNRLLYFGAHQVKLLHAPRWQLAAAHGTAGTVIRAISWLGPREIERSLDAVLPKLSRNDMDELVAAQSVLPKWMAEPLSRRIASV
- a CDS encoding class II fumarate hydratase, with translation MSNSHRIERDSMGDVRVPADALYGAQTQRAAENFPISGRRFTRRFIEALGRLKEAAAETNAELGLVATELTDAIADASREVAAGDWDDHFPLDIYQTGSGTSTNMNANEVIAALANRALGDAAHVHPNDHVNYGQSSNDIIPTAIHVSCRAAIRDELVPALGSLQGALAAKARDFDRIVKSGRTHLMDATPVRLGQEFGGYARQVAKGIERVERAGEEMAEVALGGTATGSGINTHPEFAARTMARVAERYGIDFREAEDHFEAQGAKDACVSLAGALNTVAASLMKIADDVRWLASGPTSGISEIQLPAVQPGSSIMPGKVNPVICEALMMVCARVAGNATTVTIAGQRGNFELNVMMPVIADALLESITLLANASRVFTDRCVVGIAARPERARELLERNPSIATALNAYIGYDKAAVVAKKAAAEGRSVREVVEEMGLISAEQMDDALDVRGMTEPGIPGKG
- a CDS encoding 6-carboxytetrahydropterin synthase is translated as MPRVRITRRLHFCAAHRLAREDWSEERNRRVFGDCANPNWHGHNYDLEVTVAGPVDEETGYVMDLGALKALVNRLVVDDLDHSNLNLDVPWLEGIIPSTENLAVAIWERIVAHIPAPAALDRVVLWETPRQWAEYRGE
- a CDS encoding SDR family oxidoreductase, translating into MISGGATVLPGRQTGRADDARPRRTTLVTGATGGIGEAVARRLATDGFKVYAGGRRKERLERLAGEIGGMALPFDVTAGMDVAAARAIVESGGAGLHVLVNAAGVFDLAPVVDTREGILVRNLSVNLAGAVNVTRAFLPGMLEAASGLVVNVGSVAGWRAFPDNAAYSASKYGLRGFHDVLLEELRGTGVRACLLEPGAVDTALWDPLDPDSAPHLPDRAHMLRPEDVARAVGFVAGLPGTVAVPLLRIERA